The region TGGTCCGTGCCCTGGGTTTTATCGCCGGTTTCGGGCTGGTCTTTATTGCGCTGGGTGCCACTGCCAGTGCACTGGGTGCCCTGCTGGCACCTCACAAGATGTTGCTGGGCCGCCTGGCCGGGGCGCTGATCGTCTTTTTCGGACTAGTGATGCTAGGCGTGATCCGGCTGCCGTGGATGATGCGCGACACCCGCCAGATGAGCGGCGCGGACCGCTACGGCCCAGTGGCGCTGGGGGCTGCTTTCGCGTTCGGATGGAGCCCCTGCCTGGGGCCAGCGCTGGGCAGTATTCTGGGTCTGGCGGCCAGCACCAGCTCGCTGCCGCAGGGCGTGGTGCTGCTGATGACCTACACCCTGGGCCTGGCGGTGCCGTTTCTGCTGGCTGCGCTGCTGTGGGACCGCATCAACCTACGTGGTCTCAACCGCTACACCGGCATCTTCGAGAAGGTGGGCGGGGCCATTCTGGTGGCGGTCGGCCTGCTGATGCTGAGCGGTTACTTCACGGTGCTGTCGTCTTTCTTTTATGAGGTGATGCCGCAGTGGCTCAGGGTCTGACGCCCGGTGGCCCCCACCACGCCGTGCAGCTGCGCGGCCTGTGGCTGCGGCTGGGCCGGGAGGTGATTCTGCGCGGTATTGACCTAGATATTCCCCAGGGGCAGCACGTTACGCTGCTGGGGCCCAACGGGGCCGGCAAGACCACCCTGCTGCGGCTGCTGGCCTCGGCACTGCGGCCCACCCGCGGCGAGGGCCGGATTCTGGGCTATGACCTGCACGACGCCGCCGCCGTGCGCGAGCAGGTCCACCTGATGCCGGTGGACGCGGCACTCTACCCGGACCTGACCTGCCGTGAAAATCTGGAATTTGCCCTGAGAATGCACGGGCAGCCACTGGACAGTGCGGGCGCGGCCCTGGCGCGGGTGGGGCTGGCAGCGGCCGCCGACCGGCGGGCCCGCTTTCTTTCGGCAGGAATGCGCAAGCGGCTGGCGCTGGCCCGCGCCTGGCAGCTGGGACGCCCGCTGACCCTGGTAGATGAACCGTTCGCCAACCTGGACGCAGCCGGGCGGCAGCTGGTGCTGGAGCTGCTGGGCGAACTTGGCGCCCGGGGCTCCACCCTGGTCATTGCAGCCCACGAACCGGAGCTGGCTGCCCGGCTGGCGCCCCGGCAACTGCACCTGGAGGCCGGGCAGCTGCGCGAGGTGGCCGGGTGAACGCCTGGCGGGTGGCCTGGGCGGTGGCGGCCAAGGACCTGCGGCTGGCGGGCCGCACCCGTGACGCCCTGCTGGCAACAGCTTTTTATGTGGCGCTGGTGTTGCTGGTGCAGGGCTTTGCCCTGGGAGCGCCAGACGGCCGCAGCCCCGGTGCCACAGCCAACCTGGCGGCCGGAGCGGTGTGGACCGCGCTGACCCTGGCCTCGGCGGTGGCGGCGGGCCGGGCTTTCTCGGCCGAGTCGGAAGCCGGCGCGCTGGAACAGCTGCTGCTCTACCCTGCTCCGCCGGCGGCCATCTATCTGGGCAAGCTGCTGGGGGTACTGTTGCCACTGCTGCTGATTGCCGCCGTGACCCTGCCCACCGGGCTGATGCTCTTCGGGGCGCTGGGGGCTGGACAGGTGATGCCGTGGCCGGGATTTTTTGCGGTGTTGCTGCTGGGCATTTTTGGCCTGAGCGCTGCCACCACCTTCTATGCCAGCCTGACCGTCAACCTGCGGGCCCGCGAAGCAATGCTGCCTGCCCTGGCTTTTCCGCTGCTGGTGCCGTTGGTGATTGCCACTGTGCGGATCACCTCGGTGCTGCTGAGCGGTGGCTGGACCGACGAGGCGGTGTCCTGGGTAGGCTTCCTGTTGGCGTTTGACCTGGGGACGGTGGTGCTGGCGGCCTGGCTGTTCGGATACGCGTCGGGGGGTTGAGAGAAGGAGCTTAGTCTCCTCCTTCAGCCTTTATTTTGTAATTCGAGTAGCAAACAGTAGCGGAGAAAAAAGGGGCGCTGGCCCCTCCTTCTGCACTTTACTTGTCTTTATTTCAGCGCGCCCTGCTGGTAAAGGTATTCGGCAATCTGCACCGCGTTGAGAGCAGCACCCTTCAGCAGCTGATCGCCGGCCACAAACAGGTCGATGCCACCGTCAAACACCAGGCTCTGGCGAATGCGGCCCACCTCCACGTCGTACTTGCTGGTAGCGGTCAGCGGCATGGGATACAGTGCCCCAGCAGTGTCGTCGCGCACTTCCACGCCGGCCGACCCGGCCAGCAGCTCGCGTACTTCCTGCGGGGTAGCGGGCCGCTCCAGGTCCAGGGTAATCGCCTCAGCGTGGGTGCGGAAAGTGGGAATCCGCACGGCTGTGCAGCTGATTTTCAGCGACTCGTCCCCGAAAATCTTGCGGGTCTCCCACACCACTTTCATCTCCTCTTTGGTGTAGCCGTTGTCCTGAAACACGTCGATGTGAGGAATCACGTTAAAGGCGATGGGATGGGCAAAAGCAGCGGGCGCATAGGACTCGCCGGCCAGCTCCTGACGGGTCTGCTCGCGCAGTTCCTCAATGCCTTTTTGCCCGGCTCCCGAGGTGGCCTGATAGGTGCTGACGATCATGCGGCGCAGGCCATAGCGCTGGTAGATGGGGTACACGGCAACGGCGGCAATGGCGGTGGTGCAGTTGGGGTTGGCAATGATGCCCTGATGCTTCAGTGCTGCCGCGCCGTTCACTTCAGGCACCACCAGCGGGACCGCCGGGTCGTAGCGAAAGGCGCTGGAGTTATCAATCACCAGCGAGCCGCCGGCCACCCATTTGGGCGCCATGGCCTGGCTGAGGCTCCCACCAGCCGAAGCCAGAATGACGTCGGCGGGGATGGCCCCTTCGGGCATGGCCTGCACGGTTAGTTCGCCGTCCCGGAACGGCAGCCGGGTGCCGGCCGAGCGGGGGCTGGCATAGAGTTGCAGCTCATCAATGGGCAGCTCGCTCTCCCCGAGGACTTTCAGCAGTTCGTGCCCGACCGCGCCGGTGGCTCCGACAATCGCAAGTTTCATGCTGCCCAGAGTAGAACAAAGCGCCCCGGCCACAAAAGGTGCGCCGGTCCATAACGGGCGCCCCGGCCGGTGGCCTAGACTGGGGCCAATGTCCAACACGCATTTCGTCTTTTGCCTGCCGCTGCACTCCGGGGGTCTGTCATGACCGGGCCTGAAACCACCGTGCTGCCTGCCGAAATCCCGGCAGACGCGCCTGAACAGAGCGCCGAGCAGACCACCCTGCACATCGACTTGGAAAACCGCGAAGAAGCCCTGGCCCTGCTGGGCACCGGCGATGAGAACCTGCGGCTGATGCGCCAGCTGCTGCCGGCCCAGATCCGGGCACGCGGCGGCACCGTGCAGATCAGCGGCACGCCGGCAGAGGTCGAGGTGGCAGAGCGGATGGTGCGTGACGCGCTGGACGTGGTGCGCCGCGGCGGCGAACTGACCCCGGACCACCTGCGCCGCAGCGCCCGCCTCAGCGGCGAAGGCCGCAGCCTGGCCGCCGAGACCGAGGTCAAGGGCCTCAGCCTGCCGCGTGGCCTCAAACCCAAAACGCCCAGCCAGAAGGAATACCTCGAGAAGATAGAGAGCAGCGACATCGTGTTCGGGGTGGGCCCGGCCGGTACCGGCAAAACCTATCTGGCCGTGGCGATGGCGGTGCAGGCACTCAAGACCAAGAAGGTCAAGCGCATCATCCTGACCCGGCCGGCGGTGGAAGCCGGCGAACGCCTGGGCTTCTTGCCGGGCGACCTGCAGGCCAAGATTGACCCTTACCTGCGCCCGCTGTATGACGCCTTGTACGACATGCTGGACCAGGAAAAGTTCGAGTCGTACCTGCAAAGCGGCGTGATTGAGGTGGCCCCGCTGGCCTTTATGCGCGGCCGCACCCTCAACGACGCCTTCGTGATTCTGGATGAAGCGCAGAACACCACCGGCGAGCAGATGAAAATGTTCCTGACCCGAATGGGCTTTTCTTCCAAGGTGGTCGTGACCGGCGACGTGACCCAGATTGACCTGCCGCGCCACGTCACTTCCGGGCTGGCCACCGCCAAGCGGGTGCTGTCGCCCATCGAAGGCATCGGCTGGCACGAGTTCACGGAGGTGGATGTGGTGCGTCACCCGCTGGTCGGCCGCATCATCAAGGCGTATCAGGCCGCCGAAGACGCCGAGGAAGACCGCCGCGCCGCCCGCCGGGGAGACTTCGCCAGCATCCCCGAGGAAACGCTGGACCAGCCGCAGCCTGCCGGCGAAAGCTGAAGAATCTGCTGCTCCTGTTAAGTAGCTCCTGCCCGGCCGGCGGGAGCCTTTTTGTATTCCCGCTCCTGCCAGAAGACAACCAACAAAAAACCGCCCCGGAGGGCGGCTTTAGTCACAGCGTGATGCCTTACTTGGCAGCGGCGTAGCGGCGGGACACTTCGTCCCAGTTCACCACGTTCCAGAACGCCTTGAGGTAATCGGGGCGGCGGTTTTGGTAGTTCAGGTAATAGGCGTGTTCCCACACGTCCACACCCAGGATAGGGGTGCCGCTCACGCCGGCGACGGCTTCACCCATCAGGGGGTTGTCCTGGTTGGCGGTGCTCACCACGGCCAGCTGTCCGTCCTTGACGACCAGCCAGGCCCAGCCGGAGCCGAAGCGGGTCTTGGCGGCGTCTTCAAACTTTTCCTTGAAGGCGTCGAAGGAACCAAAAGCGCTGTTGATGGCGTCCATCAGCTCACCGCTGGGCTGGTTGTTTTCACCGTTGCCACCGGTCATCACGGTCCAGAACATGCTGTGGTTGGCGTGGCCGCCGGCGTTGTTGCGCAGGGCGCCCTTCTTATCGGCAGGCACGCTGTCCAGGTTCTGAATTACGTCCAGCACGTCGCGGTCGGCCCATTCGGTGCCTTCCAGCGCCTTGTTGGCGTTGTCCACGTAGGTCTGGTGGTGCTTGGTGTGGTGAATCTGCATGGTCTGGGCGTCGA is a window of Deinococcus sp. Marseille-Q6407 DNA encoding:
- a CDS encoding cytochrome c biogenesis CcdA family protein, which translates into the protein MVETASAPTLTVAFVAGLLSFLSPCVLPLVPSYLGVIGGTRAPLVRALGFIAGFGLVFIALGATASALGALLAPHKMLLGRLAGALIVFFGLVMLGVIRLPWMMRDTRQMSGADRYGPVALGAAFAFGWSPCLGPALGSILGLAASTSSLPQGVVLLMTYTLGLAVPFLLAALLWDRINLRGLNRYTGIFEKVGGAILVAVGLLMLSGYFTVLSSFFYEVMPQWLRV
- the ccmA gene encoding heme ABC exporter ATP-binding protein CcmA — protein: MAQGLTPGGPHHAVQLRGLWLRLGREVILRGIDLDIPQGQHVTLLGPNGAGKTTLLRLLASALRPTRGEGRILGYDLHDAAAVREQVHLMPVDAALYPDLTCRENLEFALRMHGQPLDSAGAALARVGLAAAADRRARFLSAGMRKRLALARAWQLGRPLTLVDEPFANLDAAGRQLVLELLGELGARGSTLVIAAHEPELAARLAPRQLHLEAGQLREVAG
- a CDS encoding heme exporter protein CcmB, which produces MNAWRVAWAVAAKDLRLAGRTRDALLATAFYVALVLLVQGFALGAPDGRSPGATANLAAGAVWTALTLASAVAAGRAFSAESEAGALEQLLLYPAPPAAIYLGKLLGVLLPLLLIAAVTLPTGLMLFGALGAGQVMPWPGFFAVLLLGIFGLSAATTFYASLTVNLRAREAMLPALAFPLLVPLVIATVRITSVLLSGGWTDEAVSWVGFLLAFDLGTVVLAAWLFGYASGG
- a CDS encoding aspartate-semialdehyde dehydrogenase, producing MKLAIVGATGAVGHELLKVLGESELPIDELQLYASPRSAGTRLPFRDGELTVQAMPEGAIPADVILASAGGSLSQAMAPKWVAGGSLVIDNSSAFRYDPAVPLVVPEVNGAAALKHQGIIANPNCTTAIAAVAVYPIYQRYGLRRMIVSTYQATSGAGQKGIEELREQTRQELAGESYAPAAFAHPIAFNVIPHIDVFQDNGYTKEEMKVVWETRKIFGDESLKISCTAVRIPTFRTHAEAITLDLERPATPQEVRELLAGSAGVEVRDDTAGALYPMPLTATSKYDVEVGRIRQSLVFDGGIDLFVAGDQLLKGAALNAVQIAEYLYQQGALK
- a CDS encoding PhoH family protein yields the protein MTGPETTVLPAEIPADAPEQSAEQTTLHIDLENREEALALLGTGDENLRLMRQLLPAQIRARGGTVQISGTPAEVEVAERMVRDALDVVRRGGELTPDHLRRSARLSGEGRSLAAETEVKGLSLPRGLKPKTPSQKEYLEKIESSDIVFGVGPAGTGKTYLAVAMAVQALKTKKVKRIILTRPAVEAGERLGFLPGDLQAKIDPYLRPLYDALYDMLDQEKFESYLQSGVIEVAPLAFMRGRTLNDAFVILDEAQNTTGEQMKMFLTRMGFSSKVVVTGDVTQIDLPRHVTSGLATAKRVLSPIEGIGWHEFTEVDVVRHPLVGRIIKAYQAAEDAEEDRRAARRGDFASIPEETLDQPQPAGES
- the sodA gene encoding superoxide dismutase [Mn], yielding MAFELPKLPYDYNALEPHIDAQTMQIHHTKHHQTYVDNANKALEGTEWADRDVLDVIQNLDSVPADKKGALRNNAGGHANHSMFWTVMTGGNGENNQPSGELMDAINSAFGSFDAFKEKFEDAAKTRFGSGWAWLVVKDGQLAVVSTANQDNPLMGEAVAGVSGTPILGVDVWEHAYYLNYQNRRPDYLKAFWNVVNWDEVSRRYAAAK